From a region of the Neobacillus niacini genome:
- a CDS encoding ribonuclease H-like domain-containing protein → MSLKNKLNRLKPHISGGATEKNTTPPSESARIEIPFLPKWESENVSPYFLDQDYCLIREVKYPLSQKHGHYHFHDFLTAVDIWNKQPISHPLSAEGHSAEELFFFDTETTGLGGGVGNTIFLLGYASVIGENLVLRQHILPHPGAEVPLYQSFLENVNYKTLVTYNGKSFDWPQVKTRHTLVRDHVPKLPAFGHFDLFHAARRLWKHKLDRLKLAVVEKDVLGIERQDDIPGFLAPMIYFDFIESKQPDGMLGIIKHNEIDILSLVTLYTHLTFQLCGIDNNQTRKESFEVGRWYASLGEKDEARKVLTKLVEGSDFTSLQAKLALAYQSKKEQNWENSLPLFIEVADAENSTLSIEACIEVAKIYEHKIKDYKLALDYCLKALEIVENINLPIQKVKQQLEIRLTRLEEKFSKFPR, encoded by the coding sequence ATGTCATTGAAAAATAAATTAAATCGTCTAAAACCGCATATTTCAGGAGGAGCAACAGAAAAAAACACAACTCCTCCCTCTGAATCTGCAAGGATCGAGATACCATTCCTTCCTAAATGGGAAAGTGAAAATGTGTCCCCTTATTTTTTAGATCAGGATTACTGTCTCATTCGTGAAGTGAAATATCCGTTGTCACAAAAGCATGGTCATTACCATTTTCATGATTTTCTTACAGCTGTTGATATTTGGAATAAGCAGCCTATTAGCCATCCCTTATCAGCCGAAGGGCATTCTGCCGAAGAATTATTCTTTTTTGATACAGAAACAACAGGCCTTGGCGGTGGAGTTGGGAATACGATTTTTTTACTTGGTTATGCGAGTGTAATTGGTGAAAACCTTGTTTTAAGGCAGCATATTCTCCCGCATCCAGGTGCAGAAGTCCCGTTATATCAAAGCTTTCTCGAGAACGTTAACTATAAAACATTAGTCACATATAATGGGAAATCCTTTGATTGGCCGCAAGTAAAAACCAGGCATACCCTTGTAAGAGATCATGTACCAAAGCTTCCAGCTTTTGGTCACTTTGATTTATTTCATGCTGCAAGAAGACTTTGGAAACATAAATTGGATCGTTTAAAGTTGGCGGTCGTCGAAAAGGATGTCTTAGGAATAGAACGGCAAGATGATATCCCGGGTTTTTTGGCTCCGATGATTTATTTTGATTTCATTGAAAGTAAGCAGCCTGATGGAATGCTTGGAATCATAAAGCACAATGAAATCGATATATTATCGCTTGTTACGTTATATACCCATCTAACCTTTCAACTCTGTGGAATAGACAACAACCAAACAAGGAAAGAATCATTTGAAGTCGGACGTTGGTATGCTTCACTCGGTGAAAAAGATGAAGCTAGAAAGGTACTGACGAAGCTTGTAGAAGGCAGCGATTTTACATCTTTACAAGCTAAGCTCGCATTGGCCTATCAATCTAAAAAAGAACAAAACTGGGAAAATAGTTTACCGTTATTTATTGAAGTGGCGGACGCCGAAAATTCCACGTTGAGTATCGAAGCCTGTATTGAAGTTGCCAAAATATATGAGCATAAAATAAAAGATTATAAGCTTGCTTTGGATTATTGCCTAAAGGCTTTGGAAATAGTGGAGAATATCAATCTTCCAATACAAAAAGTAAAGCAACAGCTTGAAATAAGATTGACTCGATTAGAGGAGAAATTCTCTAAATTCCCCAGGTAA
- a CDS encoding DUF1273 domain-containing protein — translation MKVLAISGYKPFELGIFKNDHPAVLFIKAALKKELIPMMEAGLEWVLISGQLGVELWAAEVVFELKSEFPDVKIAVITPFLDQEASWSETNSEWYKSILVQADFIDSVTKKGYEKPWQFRLKNQFFIEKSDALLLLYDQEKEGSPKYIYEMAVQYQNKHSYPIQLVTFYDLQVIVEEEELKRLDF, via the coding sequence ATTAAAGTGTTAGCCATATCAGGCTACAAACCGTTTGAATTAGGAATTTTTAAAAATGACCATCCTGCTGTTTTGTTTATTAAAGCAGCACTAAAGAAAGAGTTAATTCCAATGATGGAGGCTGGATTAGAGTGGGTCTTGATCAGCGGACAACTGGGTGTGGAGCTGTGGGCTGCCGAAGTTGTTTTTGAACTAAAATCAGAATTTCCTGATGTAAAAATAGCTGTTATCACCCCATTTTTAGACCAGGAAGCCTCTTGGAGTGAAACCAACAGCGAATGGTATAAATCAATTCTTGTCCAAGCAGATTTCATCGACTCAGTAACGAAAAAGGGATATGAAAAACCTTGGCAGTTTCGTTTGAAAAATCAATTCTTTATTGAAAAAAGCGACGCACTGCTCCTCTTATATGACCAAGAGAAAGAAGGTAGCCCAAAATACATATACGAAATGGCAGTACAATACCAAAACAAGCATTCATATCCTATCCAGCTGGTCACATTTTATGATTTACAAGTAATTGTAGAAGAAGAAGAACTAAAACGTTTGGATTTTTAA
- a CDS encoding THUMP domain-containing class I SAM-dependent RNA methyltransferase, which translates to MGKYQLIATAAMGLEALVAKEVRALGYECEVENGKVIYTGDEQAIARSNMWLRTADRVKIRVGEFKAYTFDELFEKTKALPWEQYLPEDAEFPVTGKSVKSKLFSVSDCQAIVKKAVVDRMKSHYKRSSWFEETGAYFRIEVALLKDVATITIDTSGQGLHKRGYRVDQGEAPLKETLAAALVSLTNWNPNKPFIDPFCGSGTIPIEAALIGQNIAPGFNREFVSENWNWIPGKVWDDARTEAEDLANYDQPLDIMGTDIDHRMIKIAQENSFEAGLGDLIQYKQMQVRDITTTKEYGVIVGNPPYGERLGEKQAVEHMYKEMGQAFSKLDTWSIYIMTSNEQFEQFYGKPATKKRKLFNGFIRTDLYQYWGKRPPRTVE; encoded by the coding sequence ATGGGAAAATATCAATTAATTGCAACCGCCGCGATGGGTTTGGAAGCATTAGTAGCAAAAGAAGTACGTGCTCTCGGTTACGAATGTGAAGTAGAGAACGGCAAGGTAATCTATACAGGTGACGAACAAGCCATTGCTCGCAGCAATATGTGGCTGCGAACCGCAGACCGAGTAAAAATAAGAGTCGGTGAATTTAAAGCCTATACCTTTGATGAATTATTTGAGAAAACAAAGGCATTGCCATGGGAGCAGTATCTCCCAGAAGATGCGGAGTTTCCTGTAACCGGGAAATCAGTTAAGTCAAAGTTATTTAGCGTTTCAGATTGTCAAGCGATTGTGAAAAAGGCTGTTGTGGACAGAATGAAAAGCCATTATAAGCGGAGTTCTTGGTTCGAGGAGACTGGTGCTTATTTTCGAATTGAAGTGGCATTGTTAAAAGATGTTGCTACCATAACGATTGATACAAGTGGTCAAGGACTCCATAAACGGGGATACCGTGTCGATCAAGGTGAAGCGCCATTAAAGGAAACGCTCGCGGCCGCTTTGGTATCACTGACAAATTGGAATCCTAATAAACCGTTTATCGACCCTTTCTGTGGTTCTGGTACGATTCCAATTGAAGCTGCTTTGATTGGTCAAAACATTGCTCCAGGTTTTAACCGAGAATTTGTGTCGGAAAATTGGAATTGGATTCCAGGAAAAGTATGGGACGATGCTAGAACAGAAGCCGAGGATTTAGCAAATTATGACCAGCCATTGGATATTATGGGGACTGATATTGATCATCGTATGATCAAAATCGCTCAGGAAAACTCCTTCGAGGCAGGACTTGGTGATCTCATCCAATATAAACAAATGCAAGTAAGAGACATTACAACCACCAAGGAATATGGTGTTATTGTTGGCAATCCTCCATATGGCGAAAGACTTGGTGAGAAACAGGCTGTTGAGCATATGTATAAGGAAATGGGACAGGCGTTTAGTAAGCTTGATACCTGGTCCATTTATATCATGACTTCTAATGAACAATTTGAGCAATTTTATGGGAAACCAGCTACAAAAAAGAGAAAGCTGTTTAATGGCTTTATCCGTACAGATCTTTATCAATATTGGGGGAAAAGACCTCCCCGTACAGTGGAATAG
- a CDS encoding YppG family protein, translating to MHGRNRSNNYINHGYSGQMNYRNMGYYPADFQFVPRNQPYQYQVQSMEWYPYQQQNPYFQQNYQSPYKPYDSTYQPGGNLAQMSNPTGHYPPKNAQFLFQNPLQPKEEMLSNQYMPQMNGYSVMNPYPKPNAMIKQPGGIQSIMNSFKSQDGTVDVNKMVNTAGQVVSAVTQVSSLVKGLGGIFKA from the coding sequence ATGCACGGTAGAAATAGATCAAACAATTATATAAATCATGGATACTCGGGGCAAATGAATTACAGGAACATGGGATATTATCCAGCTGATTTTCAATTCGTTCCTCGTAATCAGCCATATCAATACCAAGTACAAAGCATGGAGTGGTACCCATATCAACAACAGAACCCTTACTTTCAGCAGAACTATCAATCGCCATATAAACCTTATGATTCGACCTATCAGCCTGGTGGAAATCTTGCGCAAATGTCCAATCCAACGGGGCATTATCCTCCTAAAAATGCACAATTTTTATTTCAAAACCCTCTACAGCCTAAGGAGGAAATGCTGTCAAATCAGTATATGCCGCAAATGAATGGATACAGTGTGATGAACCCGTATCCAAAACCGAATGCAATGATCAAGCAACCTGGGGGAATTCAATCTATTATGAACTCTTTTAAATCACAGGACGGGACAGTCGACGTTAATAAGATGGTGAATACAGCGGGGCAGGTAGTAAGTGCGGTAACCCAAGTATCGTCCCTTGTCAAAGGGCTTGGAGGAATATTTAAAGCATAA
- the hcp gene encoding hydroxylamine reductase, giving the protein MFCNQCEQTPVGGCTVVGVCGKDETISSLQDTIIYGLKGIAAYRTHANQLGYTDSFVDTTTQEALYMTLTNSNFNVQEHIEMAMKVGQATVRVMEMLDEAHTMRLGIPEPKRVSQNKIEGKCIVVSGHNLFALEELLKQTEGKGINIYTHSEMLPAHGYPALKKYPHLKGNIGKAWYDQRRLFEKFPGAILATTNCVMPIKGTYADRMFSYEVAGLENVQKIINDDFSLLIERALELPEADIHSDETLLTGFHHETVLGLAPEVIEAVKAGKIKRFFVIAGCDAPGKGGEYYRELATSLPQETVILTTSCGKFRFNDVDYGVVPGTNIPRYIDLGQCNNSGSTVKIAMALADAFGCEINELPVSIVLSWFEQKAVAILLGLFSLGIQDIRIGPKPPEFISEGVLQVLKETFNLKLIGTAQEDMADMLQLSKA; this is encoded by the coding sequence ATGTTCTGTAATCAATGTGAACAAACTCCTGTTGGAGGCTGTACAGTGGTGGGTGTTTGTGGGAAAGATGAAACGATTTCAAGCTTGCAGGATACCATTATCTACGGATTAAAAGGAATCGCAGCCTACCGGACACATGCTAATCAACTAGGATATACGGATTCATTTGTTGATACAACGACACAAGAAGCACTTTATATGACATTAACGAATTCTAATTTCAATGTTCAAGAACATATCGAAATGGCAATGAAGGTGGGGCAGGCCACTGTTCGCGTGATGGAAATGCTCGATGAAGCACATACAATGCGTCTGGGTATACCCGAGCCAAAACGCGTTAGCCAAAACAAAATTGAAGGAAAATGTATTGTAGTTTCAGGTCATAACTTATTTGCACTTGAGGAATTACTTAAGCAGACAGAAGGGAAAGGCATTAATATTTATACACATTCTGAAATGCTGCCAGCACATGGGTACCCAGCGTTAAAGAAATATCCTCATTTAAAAGGTAATATCGGAAAGGCATGGTATGACCAACGACGCCTTTTCGAAAAATTCCCTGGTGCAATTCTTGCCACGACCAACTGTGTAATGCCAATTAAGGGTACATATGCAGATAGAATGTTTAGTTATGAAGTAGCAGGTCTTGAGAATGTACAAAAAATCATCAATGATGATTTTTCACTATTAATAGAGAGAGCGTTAGAGCTTCCTGAAGCGGATATCCATTCGGACGAAACCTTGCTTACAGGTTTCCATCATGAAACGGTACTTGGCTTAGCACCAGAAGTTATAGAGGCAGTAAAGGCCGGTAAAATTAAACGGTTCTTTGTCATTGCTGGCTGTGATGCGCCTGGTAAAGGAGGAGAATATTATCGGGAATTAGCCACGTCACTTCCTCAGGAAACGGTTATTTTGACAACATCATGTGGTAAGTTCCGTTTTAACGATGTTGATTATGGTGTTGTTCCTGGAACAAATATTCCTCGTTATATCGATTTAGGGCAGTGTAATAACTCCGGATCTACAGTAAAGATTGCAATGGCACTGGCTGACGCATTTGGATGCGAAATCAATGAGCTTCCTGTTAGTATTGTATTATCTTGGTTCGAACAAAAAGCTGTAGCGATTCTTTTAGGGCTATTTAGCTTAGGAATACAGGATATTCGTATTGGACCAAAACCGCCTGAATTTATCTCAGAAGGTGTATTGCAGGTTCTAAAAGAAACTTTTAACCTAAAATTAATTGGTACCGCTCAAGAAGACATGGCAGACATGCTTCAGTTATCAAAGGCTTAA
- a CDS encoding Crp/Fnr family transcriptional regulator, which translates to MRIEDIKKVLSEFMLFRELDDYELTKIANISIAREWKKQSHVFLQGDPLENVYFIYEGKIKVYKSDINGKEQIVAMMKKGEMFPHVGFFRKGSYPAYAEVLEPSTLIAVPISKFEGVLIEYPELSIKVFKVLGEKIVDLQNRLEEQILNNTYEQIIKLLIRLGQKDGKELEDGTILLKSEFTNRDLASMIGTTRETISRTLTKMKKDELIEVDDNGNMLLDIDVLLSEINLI; encoded by the coding sequence ATGAGAATTGAGGATATTAAGAAGGTGCTTTCTGAGTTCATGCTTTTTAGGGAATTAGATGACTACGAATTAACCAAGATTGCCAACATTTCCATTGCAAGGGAATGGAAAAAGCAAAGTCATGTTTTTCTCCAAGGTGACCCTTTAGAAAATGTTTATTTCATTTATGAAGGAAAAATCAAGGTATACAAAAGTGATATTAATGGAAAAGAACAAATTGTCGCCATGATGAAAAAGGGTGAAATGTTTCCACACGTTGGATTCTTTAGAAAAGGCAGTTACCCTGCGTACGCAGAAGTTCTTGAACCCTCAACTCTGATTGCAGTCCCTATTTCAAAATTTGAAGGTGTTCTCATAGAGTATCCTGAACTAAGTATTAAAGTATTTAAGGTGCTGGGAGAAAAAATCGTAGATTTGCAAAACCGGCTGGAAGAACAAATACTTAACAATACATATGAGCAAATAATCAAACTCCTCATCCGTCTTGGGCAAAAGGATGGAAAGGAATTAGAGGATGGAACAATTCTACTTAAGTCTGAGTTTACGAACCGTGATTTGGCCAGTATGATCGGGACTACCCGCGAAACCATCAGCAGGACACTGACAAAAATGAAAAAGGACGAACTAATCGAAGTAGATGATAATGGAAATATGCTTCTAGATATAGATGTCCTGCTTTCAGAAATTAACTTAATTTAA
- a CDS encoding CotD family spore coat protein, whose product MYLGTNFAPPVIHPTQQFVNHTFSTTVVPHIHPKHITTINHHMFQHKHYCPTTASCAEECCNQHINCCPGPMPAPAPTAVAGAQSNALPPGNNMPPNMGPGMMGPGMGQGMGPGMMGPGMGQGMGPGMMGPGMGQGMGPGMMGPGMGQGMGPGMAPGQFPRPRRFR is encoded by the coding sequence TTGTATCTTGGAACTAATTTTGCGCCGCCAGTCATTCATCCGACTCAACAATTCGTAAACCACACCTTTTCAACAACAGTGGTTCCGCATATTCATCCAAAACATATAACAACTATTAATCATCACATGTTCCAGCATAAACACTATTGTCCAACTACAGCTTCTTGCGCTGAGGAGTGTTGTAACCAGCACATTAACTGTTGTCCAGGGCCTATGCCGGCACCTGCACCAACGGCTGTTGCTGGAGCTCAGAGCAATGCTTTACCTCCAGGGAACAACATGCCGCCTAATATGGGACCAGGCATGATGGGACCGGGCATGGGTCAAGGAATGGGACCAGGCATGATGGGACCAGGCATGGGTCAAGGAATGGGACCAGGCATGATGGGACCGGGCATGGGTCAAGGAATGGGACCAGGCATGATGGGGCCGGGTATGGGTCAAGGAATGGGACCAGGCATGGCACCAGGTCAATTCCCTCGTCCGCGTCGTTTCAGGTGA
- the yppF gene encoding YppF family protein, with protein sequence MDIRSLKSKFNQSRDYNTDDVNTLMDFAKKAYIHNEINIKEYRLLVRELEALGAVIPDDYKEDSLIEKS encoded by the coding sequence ATGGACATTCGCTCACTTAAAAGCAAATTTAATCAAAGTCGGGATTACAACACCGATGATGTAAACACATTAATGGATTTTGCTAAAAAGGCTTATATTCACAACGAGATAAACATCAAAGAATATCGCCTTCTTGTACGTGAGCTTGAAGCTCTGGGCGCTGTAATTCCTGACGATTATAAGGAAGACTCCCTCATCGAAAAATCATAA
- a CDS encoding DEAD/DEAH box helicase has product MKLKKNLQEILADLKINDSFKENIVTWKTLEAKEAQTVSLPDNLHTALKESLNSRGIEKLYTHQKTAYENIMAGNSVVAVTPTASGKTLCYNLPVLQSILSNPSARALYMFPTKALAQDQKSEINEIIQEAGIDINSYTYDGDTPANIRQKVRKAGHVVITNPDMLHSAILPHHTKWVSLFENLKFVVIDELHTYRGVFGSHVANVIRRLKRICRYYGSNPVFICTSATIANPFELAENLTEEKMVLIDNNGAPSGNKHFLFYNPPIVNKPLNIRRSATLEVRKIAGELLKNKIQTIVFARSRVRVEIILTYLQELVKNQLGAKSIMGYRGGYLPTERRKIEKGLRSGDIYGVVSTNALELGVDIGQLQVCIMTGYPGTISSAWQQAGRAGRRHGEALVIMVASSSPLDQYIIQNPEYFFNKSPETARINPDNLIILIDHMKCAAFELPFKAGEQFGNVGTEDLLEYLTEERILYQNGDKWYWMNDSFPAHNISLRSASQENVIIVDQSDVANVRVIGEMDRFSAMTLLHDEAIYLHQGTQFQVEKLDWEEKKAFVREVDVDYFTDANLAVQLKVLEEDKLKKMEYAEVGYGDVSVRAMATIFKKIKFETHENIGSGPIHLPEEELHTSAAWISLNKSFAEMGQERLEQGLVGTAHALNHIAPLFVMADPQDIHVIPQVKADHNEKPTIFFYDRYPGGIGLAEKIHSGMSVVFSETKKMIDNCKCQTGCPSCIGTDAAGETAKRDTLKIIEAFINPSN; this is encoded by the coding sequence ATGAAATTGAAAAAAAACCTGCAAGAAATTCTTGCCGATTTAAAAATAAATGACAGTTTTAAAGAAAATATTGTTACCTGGAAAACACTTGAAGCCAAAGAAGCCCAAACCGTGTCTCTTCCAGACAACCTTCATACGGCATTAAAAGAATCACTGAATAGTAGAGGAATTGAAAAGCTGTATACACATCAAAAAACTGCATATGAAAATATTATGGCTGGAAATAGTGTAGTAGCCGTAACTCCTACTGCTTCAGGTAAAACATTATGTTATAACCTGCCAGTACTACAAAGTATTTTATCCAACCCAAGCGCTAGGGCTCTTTATATGTTTCCTACCAAAGCACTGGCACAGGACCAAAAGAGTGAAATAAATGAAATCATCCAGGAGGCGGGAATTGATATTAATAGTTATACCTATGACGGCGATACGCCAGCAAACATTCGTCAAAAAGTACGTAAAGCTGGACATGTAGTCATTACCAACCCAGATATGCTTCATTCAGCCATCCTGCCTCATCATACAAAATGGGTTTCACTTTTCGAGAACCTCAAATTTGTGGTGATTGATGAGCTTCATACGTATCGAGGTGTCTTTGGAAGCCACGTGGCCAATGTCATTCGCAGGCTAAAACGGATTTGTCGTTACTACGGCAGCAACCCCGTATTTATTTGTACATCTGCTACAATTGCCAACCCGTTTGAACTTGCTGAAAATCTCACCGAAGAAAAAATGGTCTTGATTGATAATAATGGCGCTCCAAGTGGAAACAAACACTTTCTTTTTTATAATCCGCCTATTGTAAATAAGCCCTTAAATATAAGAAGAAGTGCAACACTTGAGGTTCGGAAGATCGCAGGGGAATTGCTAAAGAATAAAATTCAAACGATTGTCTTTGCCAGAAGCAGAGTTCGAGTAGAGATCATTTTAACCTATCTGCAAGAATTGGTTAAAAATCAATTAGGTGCTAAATCCATTATGGGATATCGCGGTGGCTATTTACCGACCGAACGGAGAAAAATTGAAAAAGGCCTGCGTTCCGGAGATATTTATGGAGTAGTCAGTACCAATGCACTCGAGCTGGGAGTGGATATAGGCCAGCTTCAGGTATGTATTATGACTGGTTACCCTGGAACCATTTCCAGTGCATGGCAGCAGGCAGGGAGAGCAGGAAGAAGACATGGGGAAGCCCTTGTTATTATGGTTGCAAGTTCTAGCCCGCTCGATCAATATATTATCCAAAACCCAGAATACTTTTTTAATAAAAGTCCAGAGACAGCAAGGATTAATCCTGATAACCTGATTATCCTAATTGATCATATGAAATGTGCGGCTTTTGAGCTGCCTTTTAAAGCTGGCGAGCAGTTTGGAAACGTTGGAACGGAGGATTTGCTAGAATATTTGACTGAGGAACGGATTTTGTACCAGAACGGTGATAAATGGTATTGGATGAACGATTCTTTTCCAGCACATAATATTAGTTTGCGCTCCGCTTCACAGGAAAATGTTATCATTGTGGATCAATCAGATGTTGCTAATGTAAGGGTAATCGGAGAAATGGACCGTTTCTCGGCTATGACCCTGCTGCATGATGAAGCCATCTATCTGCATCAAGGAACCCAATTTCAGGTAGAAAAACTCGATTGGGAAGAAAAAAAGGCATTTGTTCGGGAAGTAGATGTGGATTACTTCACTGATGCTAATCTAGCCGTACAACTAAAGGTGTTAGAAGAGGACAAACTTAAAAAGATGGAGTATGCAGAAGTTGGCTATGGGGATGTGAGTGTCCGTGCAATGGCGACCATCTTTAAGAAAATCAAATTTGAGACCCATGAAAATATCGGTTCTGGCCCAATCCATCTCCCTGAAGAGGAGCTCCACACGAGTGCTGCATGGATTTCGCTAAATAAGTCTTTCGCTGAAATGGGACAGGAGCGATTAGAGCAGGGGCTTGTTGGAACCGCACATGCCTTGAATCATATTGCACCATTATTTGTCATGGCAGATCCACAAGATATTCATGTGATTCCACAAGTTAAAGCTGACCATAACGAAAAGCCGACCATTTTCTTCTATGACCGTTATCCTGGCGGCATTGGTTTAGCTGAGAAAATTCATTCTGGAATGTCAGTGGTATTTTCGGAAACAAAAAAAATGATTGATAACTGTAAATGTCAAACCGGATGTCCATCGTGCATTGGAACAGACGCAGCAGGTGAGACCGCAAAAAGGGATACATTAAAAATAATCGAAGCTTTTATAAATCCTTCCAATTAA
- the gpsB gene encoding cell division regulator GpsB, which yields MVSDKVKLTAKDILEKEFKTGVRGYKQEDVDKYLDLIIKDYEMFQQEIEDLQQENLRLRKQLEETSRRQPVTQPAGTTNFDILKRLSNLEKHVFGNKLYD from the coding sequence ATGGTGTCCGATAAAGTGAAATTAACCGCTAAGGATATTTTAGAAAAAGAATTTAAGACCGGAGTCCGAGGGTATAAACAAGAAGATGTTGATAAGTATCTAGACTTGATTATCAAGGATTATGAAATGTTCCAACAGGAAATCGAAGATCTTCAGCAAGAAAATCTCCGATTACGTAAACAGTTGGAAGAAACATCTAGAAGACAGCCAGTAACACAGCCTGCAGGTACGACGAACTTTGATATCTTAAAGCGTTTATCGAATCTGGAAAAACATGTTTTTGGCAATAAACTATACGATTAA
- a CDS encoding Hsp20/alpha crystallin family protein — MSSMPPSDQNNQKKVKPEQFRDFFRTMNDFIHEKPVKGVLQSIDEFFNNPFPSGAFPVEVRETEDEYIITAELPGVKKDQIRLNVLPNHVSISVENKEMETKEDLNKHFFQKRVSQQRLSRTIPIPMTINEKLVKASYRDGLLTIRIPQVRGKTINIED; from the coding sequence ATGTCTTCCATGCCTCCAAGTGACCAAAACAACCAAAAGAAGGTTAAACCTGAGCAATTTCGTGATTTTTTTAGAACGATGAATGACTTTATTCACGAAAAGCCCGTAAAGGGAGTTTTACAATCAATCGATGAATTTTTTAATAATCCGTTTCCAAGTGGAGCTTTTCCTGTAGAGGTTCGGGAAACAGAGGATGAATACATTATCACAGCTGAGCTTCCGGGGGTTAAAAAGGATCAAATACGTCTTAATGTCTTACCTAATCATGTAAGTATTTCCGTTGAAAATAAAGAAATGGAAACAAAGGAAGATTTAAACAAACATTTTTTCCAAAAAAGGGTTTCACAACAAAGACTTTCAAGGACTATTCCTATACCTATGACTATTAATGAAAAATTGGTTAAGGCCTCATATCGTGACGGATTACTAACCATCCGAATTCCACAAGTTAGAGGTAAAACGATTAATATTGAGGACTAA